Proteins from one Pseudomonas grandcourensis genomic window:
- a CDS encoding glyceraldehyde-3-phosphate dehydrogenase, with the protein MWKVPVTQKPDQCLGEWIDREALAEAMIPLIGQLYRNNNVVSSIYGRSLINRSVIAILKAHRFARHRQSDESELSVHETFPLIKAMSELKLGAASVDLGKLAAKFKAEGNGRTAEQFVREELADVVGQQNASARKGTDVVLYGFGRIGRLLARILIEKTGGGDGLRLRAIVVRKGAENDLVKRASLLRRDSVHGPFDGTITIDEANNTITANGNLIQVIYAKSPAEVDYTQYGIENALIVDNTGVWRDADGLGQHLTCPGAARVILTAPGKGALKNIVHGINHGEITPDDKIISAASCTTNAIVPVLKAVNDKYGIINGHVETVHSFTNDQNLIDNFHKGSRRGRAAPLNMVITETGAATAAAKALPVLKGKLTGNAIRVPTPNVSMAILNLNLEKATTREEINEYLRQMAMHSDLHKQIDYVSSQEVVSTDFVGSRHAGVVDAEATITQDNRVVLYVWYDNEFGYSCQVVRVMEDMAGVNPPAFPR; encoded by the coding sequence ATGTGGAAGGTTCCCGTGACTCAGAAGCCCGACCAGTGTCTTGGTGAATGGATCGACCGTGAAGCACTCGCAGAAGCGATGATTCCGCTTATCGGTCAGCTCTACCGCAATAACAACGTGGTGAGCTCGATCTATGGCCGCAGCCTGATCAATCGTTCAGTCATTGCGATTCTCAAAGCTCACCGCTTTGCTCGTCACCGTCAGTCCGACGAAAGCGAGCTGTCCGTCCACGAAACATTCCCGCTGATCAAGGCGATGAGCGAACTCAAGCTCGGCGCCGCTTCGGTGGACCTGGGCAAGCTGGCGGCCAAATTCAAGGCCGAAGGCAATGGCCGTACTGCCGAGCAGTTCGTCCGTGAAGAACTGGCTGACGTGGTTGGCCAGCAAAACGCATCGGCCCGCAAAGGCACCGACGTTGTCCTGTACGGCTTCGGTCGTATCGGCCGTCTGCTGGCGCGCATCCTGATCGAGAAAACCGGTGGTGGCGACGGCCTGCGCCTGCGCGCCATCGTTGTCCGCAAGGGCGCCGAGAACGACCTGGTCAAGCGTGCCAGCCTGCTGCGCCGCGACTCGGTCCATGGTCCGTTCGATGGCACCATCACCATCGATGAAGCCAACAACACCATCACCGCCAACGGCAACCTGATCCAGGTTATCTACGCCAAGAGCCCGGCCGAAGTCGACTACACCCAGTACGGCATCGAAAACGCTCTGATCGTCGACAACACCGGTGTATGGCGTGACGCTGACGGCCTGGGCCAGCACCTGACCTGCCCGGGCGCTGCCCGCGTGATCCTCACCGCACCTGGCAAGGGCGCGCTGAAGAACATCGTGCACGGCATCAACCATGGCGAAATCACCCCTGACGACAAGATCATCTCGGCGGCTTCCTGCACCACCAACGCCATCGTGCCGGTGCTCAAGGCAGTCAACGACAAGTACGGCATCATCAACGGCCACGTCGAAACCGTTCACTCGTTCACCAACGACCAGAACCTGATCGACAACTTCCACAAGGGCAGCCGTCGTGGCCGCGCCGCGCCGCTGAACATGGTTATCACCGAGACCGGTGCCGCCACCGCAGCCGCCAAGGCGCTGCCAGTGCTCAAGGGCAAGCTGACCGGCAACGCGATTCGCGTTCCTACGCCGAACGTGTCGATGGCCATCCTGAACCTGAACCTGGAAAAGGCCACCACTCGCGAAGAGATCAACGAGTACCTGCGCCAGATGGCCATGCACTCGGATCTGCACAAGCAGATCGACTACGTCAGCTCCCAGGAAGTGGTTTCCACCGACTTCGTTGGCTCGCGCCACGCAGGCGTAGTGGACGCGGAAGCGACCATCACCCAGGATAACCGCGTTGTTCTGTACGTCTGGTACGACAACGAGTTCGGTTACAGCTGCCAGGTGGTTCGCGTGATGGAAGACATGGCCGGTGTAAACCCGCCAGCATTCCCGCGCTAA
- the mfd gene encoding transcription-repair coupling factor, whose protein sequence is MPVLRLPLLPAAAGKQHWGNLPGAALSLAIAEAASAAKRFTLLLTADSQSAERLEQELAFFAPDLPVLHFPDWETLPYDLFSPHQDIISQRIASLYRLPELSHGVLVVPITTALHRLAPTKFLLGSSLVLDIGQKLDVEQMRTRLEATGYRYVDTVYEHGEFTVRGSLIDLFPMGSKLPYRIDLFDDEIETLRTFDPENQRSIDKVDSVKLLPAKEFPLQKEAVTRFKARFRERFDVDFRRCPIFQDLSSGITPAGIEYYLPLFFEETSTLFDYLPQDTQVFSLPGIEQAAENFWNDVRNRYEERRVDPSRPLLPPAELFLPVEDCFARLKNWPRVVASQQDVESGGGRERFPARELPNLAIEAKATQPMAALAEFLDQFPGRVLFTAESAGRREVLLELLERLKLRPKTVDSWPDFVAGKERLAITIAPLDEGLLLDDPALALVAESPLFGQRVMQRRRREKRADANNDAVIKNLTELREGAPVVHIDHGVGRYLGLATLEIDNQAAEFLALEYAEGAKLYVPVANLHLIARYTGSDDALAPLHRLGSETWQKAKRKAAEQVRDVAAELLDIYARRAAREGYAFADPKADYATFSAGFPFEETPDQQTTIEAVREDMLAPKPMDRLVCGDVGFGKTEVAMRAAFIAVHGGRQVAILVPTTLLAQQHYNSFRDRFADWPVTVEVMSRFKSAKEVNAAVADLAEGKIDIVIGTHKLLQDDVKIKNLGLVIIDEEHRFGVRQKEQLKALRSEVDILTLTATPIPRTLNMAVSGMRDLSIIATPPARRLSVRTFVMEQNKSTVKEALLRELLRGGQVYYLHNDVKTIEKCAADLAELVPEARIGIGHGQMRERDLEQVMSDFYHKRFNVLIASTIIETGIDVPSANTIIIERADKFGLAQLHQLRGRVGRSHHQAYAYLLTPPRQQITPDAEKRLEAIANTQDLGAGFVLATNDLEIRGAGELLGDGQSGQIQAVGFTLYMEMLERAVKSIRKGEQPNLDQPLGGGPEVNLRVPALIPEDYLPDVHARLILYKRIASATDEDGLKDLQVEMIDRFGLLPEPTKNLIRITALKLQAEQLGIKKVDGGPQGGRVEFAAQTPVDPLTLIKLIQSQPKRYKFEGATMFKFMVPMERPEERFNTVEALFERLVPKTA, encoded by the coding sequence GTGCCCGTTCTGCGTCTACCGCTTCTCCCTGCCGCGGCAGGTAAACAGCACTGGGGCAACCTGCCCGGTGCCGCCCTGAGCCTGGCCATCGCCGAGGCCGCCAGCGCTGCCAAGCGCTTTACCCTGCTGCTGACCGCCGACAGCCAAAGTGCCGAACGGCTGGAACAGGAGCTGGCTTTCTTCGCCCCGGATTTACCCGTATTGCACTTTCCCGACTGGGAAACCCTGCCCTACGACCTGTTCTCGCCGCACCAGGACATCATTTCCCAGCGCATCGCCAGCCTGTACCGGCTGCCGGAACTGAGCCATGGCGTACTGGTGGTGCCGATCACGACCGCCCTGCATCGCCTCGCGCCGACCAAGTTCCTGCTCGGCAGCAGCCTGGTGCTGGATATCGGCCAGAAGCTTGACGTCGAGCAAATGCGCACCCGCCTTGAAGCCACGGGCTATCGCTACGTCGATACGGTGTATGAGCACGGCGAGTTCACCGTTCGCGGCTCGCTGATCGATCTGTTCCCGATGGGAAGCAAGCTGCCGTATCGCATCGATCTGTTCGACGACGAAATCGAAACCCTGCGCACCTTCGACCCGGAGAACCAGCGTTCGATCGACAAGGTTGATTCGGTCAAGCTGTTGCCGGCCAAGGAATTCCCGCTGCAAAAAGAAGCAGTCACTCGCTTCAAGGCGCGCTTCCGCGAGCGCTTCGATGTCGATTTCCGCCGTTGCCCGATCTTCCAGGACTTGAGCAGCGGGATTACCCCGGCCGGTATCGAGTACTACCTGCCGCTGTTCTTCGAAGAAACCTCGACGCTGTTCGATTACCTGCCCCAGGACACCCAAGTGTTCTCGCTGCCCGGCATCGAACAGGCCGCGGAAAACTTCTGGAACGACGTGCGCAATCGCTATGAAGAACGCCGCGTCGACCCGTCCCGCCCTTTATTACCGCCTGCAGAGCTGTTCCTGCCGGTAGAAGACTGCTTCGCACGCTTGAAGAACTGGCCGCGCGTGGTGGCCAGTCAACAGGACGTGGAAAGCGGTGGCGGTCGCGAGCGCTTCCCCGCTCGGGAGCTGCCGAACCTGGCCATCGAAGCCAAGGCCACTCAGCCAATGGCGGCACTGGCCGAGTTCCTCGACCAGTTCCCCGGTCGCGTGCTGTTCACCGCCGAATCGGCAGGCCGCCGCGAAGTGTTGCTGGAGCTGCTGGAACGTTTGAAGCTGCGACCGAAAACCGTCGACAGCTGGCCGGACTTTGTCGCCGGCAAGGAACGCCTGGCGATCACCATCGCACCGCTCGACGAAGGCTTGCTGCTCGACGACCCGGCCCTGGCCCTCGTCGCCGAAAGCCCGTTGTTCGGCCAGCGCGTGATGCAGCGCCGTCGCCGCGAAAAGCGCGCCGATGCCAACAACGATGCCGTCATCAAGAACCTCACCGAGCTGCGCGAAGGCGCGCCGGTGGTGCACATCGACCACGGCGTCGGCCGCTACCTGGGCCTGGCGACCCTGGAAATTGACAACCAGGCCGCCGAATTCCTTGCCCTGGAATACGCCGAAGGCGCCAAGCTTTATGTGCCGGTGGCCAACTTGCACCTGATCGCCCGCTACACCGGCAGCGACGATGCCCTGGCCCCGCTGCACCGCCTCGGCTCCGAGACCTGGCAGAAGGCCAAGCGCAAAGCCGCCGAACAGGTGCGCGACGTCGCCGCCGAGTTGCTCGACATCTATGCCCGCCGCGCAGCCCGCGAAGGCTACGCTTTCGCCGATCCGAAGGCCGACTACGCCACCTTCAGCGCCGGTTTCCCGTTCGAAGAAACCCCGGACCAGCAAACCACCATCGAAGCGGTGCGCGAAGACATGCTTGCGCCCAAGCCGATGGATCGCCTGGTGTGCGGCGACGTTGGCTTCGGCAAGACCGAAGTGGCGATGCGCGCCGCGTTCATCGCCGTGCACGGCGGTCGCCAGGTGGCGATCCTGGTGCCGACCACCCTGCTCGCCCAGCAGCACTACAACAGCTTCCGCGACCGCTTCGCCGACTGGCCGGTGACCGTGGAAGTGATGAGCCGCTTCAAGTCGGCCAAGGAAGTGAATGCGGCGGTCGCAGACCTGGCTGAAGGCAAGATCGACATCGTCATCGGCACGCACAAGCTGCTGCAGGACGACGTGAAGATCAAAAACCTTGGCCTGGTGATCATCGACGAAGAACACCGTTTCGGCGTGCGCCAGAAAGAACAGCTCAAGGCGCTACGCAGCGAAGTCGACATCCTGACCCTGACCGCCACGCCGATTCCGCGCACGCTGAACATGGCGGTGTCGGGCATGCGCGACCTGTCGATCATCGCCACGCCGCCGGCCCGTCGCCTGTCGGTACGCACCTTCGTCATGGAACAGAACAAGAGCACGGTCAAAGAGGCCCTGCTGCGTGAGCTGCTGCGTGGTGGCCAGGTCTACTACCTGCACAACGACGTGAAGACCATCGAGAAATGCGCCGCCGACCTCGCCGAACTGGTGCCGGAAGCACGGATCGGCATCGGTCATGGCCAGATGCGTGAACGCGATCTCGAACAGGTGATGAGCGACTTCTATCACAAGCGCTTCAACGTGCTGATCGCCTCGACCATCATCGAGACCGGCATCGACGTGCCGAGCGCCAACACCATCATCATCGAGCGTGCCGACAAGTTCGGCCTGGCACAGTTGCACCAGTTGCGCGGCCGGGTCGGACGCAGTCACCACCAGGCGTACGCCTACCTGTTGACGCCGCCGCGCCAGCAAATCACCCCGGACGCGGAAAAGCGCCTGGAAGCGATTGCCAATACCCAGGACCTCGGCGCGGGCTTCGTGCTCGCCACCAACGACCTGGAAATCCGTGGCGCCGGCGAACTGCTCGGCGACGGCCAGAGCGGGCAGATCCAGGCCGTCGGCTTTACGCTGTACATGGAAATGCTCGAGCGCGCGGTGAAGTCGATCCGCAAGGGCGAGCAACCGAACCTCGATCAACCGCTTGGCGGCGGTCCGGAAGTCAACTTGCGGGTACCGGCATTGATCCCGGAAGACTACCTGCCGGATGTCCACGCCCGCCTGATTCTCTACAAGCGCATTGCCTCGGCCACCGACGAGGACGGCCTCAAGGATTTGCAGGTGGAGATGATCGACCGTTTCGGCCTGTTGCCGGAACCGACCAAGAACCTGATCCGCATCACTGCATTGAAATTGCAGGCCGAGCAACTGGGCATCAAGAAAGTCGATGGCGGCCCGCAAGGCGGTCGCGTCGAGTTCGCCGCACAGACGCCGGTCGACCCGCTGACCCTGATCAAACTGATCCAGAGCCAGCCAAAACGCTACAAATTCGAAGGCGCCACGATGTTCAAGTTCATGGTTCCGATGGAGCGCCCGGAAGAGCGCTTTAATACTGTAGAGGCGCTGTTCGAGCGCCTCGTTCCGAAAACTGCTTGA
- a CDS encoding CsiV family protein — MRLFRSLTLLTLLMPALVAPTAFADDLYQVEMILVRQNAVPAIVSRAAPEDWAAGAQPVSTDSLRTPSLNGEVEKLTSSADYTVLLHKAWQQPLGETASKVAISDGKEQYGQFPIEGTLNMKLGRFTDVDADFWVNQIDANGMVTASERLKQESHTKNGQLNFLDNGHLGLLIKITSLTAPAPRAAPEEIPD; from the coding sequence ATGCGCCTGTTTCGCTCACTGACCCTGCTGACCCTGTTGATGCCAGCACTGGTCGCACCCACGGCATTTGCCGATGACCTGTATCAGGTCGAAATGATTCTGGTCCGTCAAAACGCCGTACCGGCGATTGTCAGCCGCGCCGCGCCGGAAGACTGGGCGGCTGGCGCCCAACCGGTCAGCACCGACAGCCTGCGCACGCCAAGCCTGAATGGCGAGGTGGAAAAACTCACCAGCAGCGCCGACTACACGGTGTTGCTGCACAAGGCCTGGCAACAGCCCCTCGGCGAAACGGCCAGCAAAGTGGCAATCAGCGACGGCAAGGAACAATATGGTCAGTTCCCGATCGAGGGCACACTGAACATGAAACTGGGACGCTTTACCGACGTCGACGCCGATTTCTGGGTCAACCAAATCGATGCCAATGGCATGGTGACCGCCAGCGAGCGCTTGAAACAGGAAAGCCACACCAAGAACGGCCAGCTGAACTTCCTCGATAACGGCCATCTCGGCCTGCTGATCAAGATCACCTCGCTGACCGCCCCCGCACCCCGAGCAGCTCCCGAAGAAATTCCGGATTGA